The sequence TTTCAGAGATTCCAAAAGAGGCAGAGGAGAGAAGCCCATCGATTCTAAAGAGGGAGGGGCGGGGATAGGATAGGGAGCGAGCTTTTTGGGAAGATCCAACCCTTTAGCATAGTGCCCTTCAGAGAGAATCTTGAGGCTTTGATTGTAGTAGGCACTAAAGATAGTGTAGGGTGAACCCTCCTTTTTAAGCACCTCATTGGGGTCAAAGAGGTAGTTATCAAGAACAAAGCGACAATCCAAAAGCTCTCTTGCTGCTTCATCCCTAGAAAGCGCGTATGAGTCATAATCTTGCGAGGCAAAAAGCCTAGAGAATCCCTGCTCTTTGAGCCTAGAGAGAATCTTTAAAGGCTCTCCATAAAAGATCGCCAAATCTAGTCCGCGCGCCCTAAGCTCTGACTTTAACCTCATCACCTCCCCATAGATATAACCCACGCGCCGATCCTCCTTGGGCAGGGGAGAGAGCAGGTGGGAATCAAAGATAAAAAGAGGCAGCACCTCGCCAGAGGCTTGCTCAAAAGTGCGATTGTCTTCTAAGCGCAAGTCACGACGAAACCAAATGAGGCTCTTCACTTATAGGCCTTCAAGTCCGAGCGAAGGGCAAAGTCCCTTGGATAAGGCTCAAAAAAGATCTGATCTTGTAGGTAGCCAATTCCATATTGCTTGGCATAGAGGCGCAAAAGCCTCACAGGCAGCACCAAAGGGACAATCCCTTCTCTAAACTCCTGCATGGCGCTTCTTAGCTCCTCTTTTTGGGTGGGAGTGAGATGATTCTTCAAAAAGCCCGCGCAGTGCTCTAGCACATTGTAGGTGGTGGAGATTTTATTCTTTTTAGCAATCGCCTGCAAAAAGAGCTCACCAAATTGCAAGAGAATCTCCCCTAGAGGCTTTTGATCACTATTGGCGACCACGCGCCCCATCTCTCGATAGAGTCGCTCATCTTTGGCTTGCAAGAGGAATTTATAGCGCGTATAAAAATGGACTAAATCCCCCATCTTTGGCGAAGAGAGAGAAAAGAGGCGCCATGATTCGTAGGCAAAAATCTGCATGATGAAATTCTCTTTGATCCATGCATCATAGAGTCGTCCATCCTCCTCGATAGGGAGGTGTGGCATGGCTTGACGCAACATTTTGGCAAAGATTCCCGCCTCACTCTCGCGCTCTGGCATCCCTTGAGGATTATAGACTTTCACCCTCTCCATCCCACAGGTGGGGGATTTGGCTTTGAGAATAAAGCCACAGACCCCCTCCTCTTTGAGGCGCTTAAGATACTCTTGTGAGATTTGCGTCAGTGGCTGGGTGTAGTCTCTCTCGCTCTTGTGTCCTTTGACTTTAATTCTCCCCTCCTCCTTCACAAGACGAATCGTCTCTCTTGGCACGCCAAGCACGGGAGCTTCGGGACAGAGCGGCACATACTCGACATATTTAGCCAAATCTTCACTCACAAAAGGGTAGCGATTGTGCCCTGCACTCCAGTTGCACTCGACTCCAAGCAAACAGGCCGAAACCCCAATCTT comes from Wolinella succinogenes DSM 1740 and encodes:
- a CDS encoding YbgA family protein gives rise to the protein MKIGVSACLLGVECNWSAGHNRYPFVSEDLAKYVEYVPLCPEAPVLGVPRETIRLVKEEGRIKVKGHKSERDYTQPLTQISQEYLKRLKEEGVCGFILKAKSPTCGMERVKVYNPQGMPERESEAGIFAKMLRQAMPHLPIEEDGRLYDAWIKENFIMQIFAYESWRLFSLSSPKMGDLVHFYTRYKFLLQAKDERLYREMGRVVANSDQKPLGEILLQFGELFLQAIAKKNKISTTYNVLEHCAGFLKNHLTPTQKEELRSAMQEFREGIVPLVLPVRLLRLYAKQYGIGYLQDQIFFEPYPRDFALRSDLKAYK